One window from the genome of Myxococcales bacterium encodes:
- a CDS encoding tetratricopeptide repeat protein, with protein MRRAMFAIAASVMAIATTAAPASVRADLASASKTIDALARELRDLNGSVATPQWQRPKAETYTRRLIDAQVAYGTGRFEEAAILLFDYMLQPGLRDRDVALYYLAESLYRRHDYMSAQRYFGDLVQTFPTSKHYQSALERLIELAVDLDDNASVTPRIAALDAIPADKKRPSAPYVRGKYAYATGNNAEALTFFAQVKPGSAYEFQARFFEGAVFVAGKELDKAIEAYAGLLKLRPRTGADRRIIELAQLALGRLYYEKDLTSAAVDAYLMIDRRSDLFSEALYEIAWVYIKAQEFEKALRALELLALTDPTSSRLPTVRILEANLRVRKAQAVRARIIVGVEAEAGNPSEEYDRAEKIFIATADLYRPAHDELATIVGEQRDTRLYLGQITSRAADAFTASATMPELAAAWVRDDAAVKRLTVANQDLGDIGDDLRTAEDMIARVDAALSAEHRVSLFPALAKKRQRALAVREELLAIYLELAREGAAREAAHVQGGEGSSIKTARDARQALETELAALPGSDKPAADRVAAARAEYDSLAQDAATMELQLDGLIATSKALRKYASEAKPPLTPAQRLETDQALAAYDIEIDLQRQELQVLAREIDVGRDQAGVSDEVALRRRDLIAALAGAYAAEFAVALPVWARASQLAKAGDIATRGGAAWTTADELIARIDSLVDGQLVEVRAELEQIRADLLAHRGEFEGTQGQSDVIGTDVLAFAFREVIGKFYEILVRSDVGVVDVHWSQREEGLEDLTKLTLERSRELKHLRDEFRDLIEEDQAAKAGEPTTPTAPAPGGEGSQP; from the coding sequence ATGAGGCGCGCGATGTTCGCCATCGCCGCGTCGGTCATGGCGATCGCAACGACGGCCGCGCCGGCCAGCGTCCGCGCGGATCTCGCATCGGCGAGCAAGACGATCGACGCCCTCGCGCGCGAGCTGCGCGATCTTAACGGCAGCGTCGCAACGCCCCAGTGGCAACGGCCCAAGGCCGAGACGTACACCCGCCGCCTGATCGACGCGCAAGTCGCCTATGGCACCGGGCGCTTCGAAGAGGCCGCCATCCTCTTGTTCGACTACATGTTGCAGCCTGGCCTGCGGGATCGCGATGTCGCGCTCTACTACCTCGCCGAATCGCTGTATCGCCGGCACGACTACATGAGCGCGCAGCGCTACTTCGGCGATTTGGTGCAGACCTTTCCCACCAGCAAACACTATCAGTCGGCGCTCGAACGGCTGATCGAGCTCGCCGTCGATCTCGACGACAACGCCTCGGTGACGCCGCGGATCGCCGCGCTCGACGCGATACCTGCCGATAAGAAACGCCCGTCGGCGCCGTACGTCCGCGGAAAATACGCGTACGCCACCGGCAACAACGCCGAGGCGCTGACCTTCTTCGCGCAGGTTAAGCCTGGCAGCGCATACGAATTCCAAGCCCGGTTCTTTGAAGGCGCGGTGTTCGTCGCCGGCAAGGAGCTCGACAAGGCGATCGAGGCGTATGCGGGGCTGCTCAAGCTACGGCCGCGCACGGGCGCCGATCGGCGCATCATCGAGCTGGCGCAGCTCGCGCTGGGACGCTTGTATTACGAGAAAGATCTGACCAGCGCGGCGGTGGACGCCTATCTCATGATCGATCGCCGGTCGGATTTGTTTTCCGAAGCCCTCTACGAAATTGCGTGGGTCTATATCAAGGCGCAAGAGTTTGAGAAGGCCTTGCGCGCGCTGGAGCTGCTCGCCTTGACGGATCCAACCTCGTCGCGACTGCCGACCGTACGCATCTTGGAGGCGAATTTGCGCGTGCGCAAAGCGCAAGCCGTGCGCGCCCGCATCATCGTTGGCGTCGAGGCCGAGGCAGGCAATCCAAGCGAAGAGTACGATCGCGCCGAGAAAATATTTATCGCGACCGCCGATCTGTATCGCCCCGCGCATGACGAGCTCGCCACGATTGTCGGCGAGCAGCGCGATACGCGGCTCTATTTGGGCCAAATCACCTCGCGCGCGGCAGACGCCTTTACCGCCTCGGCGACGATGCCAGAGTTGGCAGCAGCATGGGTGCGCGACGATGCCGCGGTTAAGCGTCTTACGGTTGCCAACCAAGACCTCGGCGACATCGGCGACGACTTGCGCACGGCGGAGGACATGATCGCCCGCGTCGACGCGGCACTCTCGGCTGAGCATCGCGTCAGCTTGTTTCCCGCGCTGGCTAAAAAGCGGCAGCGCGCGCTCGCGGTGCGTGAGGAATTGCTCGCCATATACCTCGAGCTGGCGCGCGAGGGCGCCGCTCGTGAAGCCGCGCACGTGCAAGGCGGCGAGGGCAGCTCGATCAAAACCGCCCGCGACGCGCGCCAAGCGCTGGAAACAGAATTGGCGGCATTGCCTGGCTCGGACAAGCCGGCGGCCGACCGCGTCGCCGCGGCGCGCGCCGAATATGACAGCCTCGCGCAAGACGCCGCCACCATGGAATTGCAGCTCGATGGGCTCATCGCCACCTCGAAGGCGCTGCGCAAGTACGCAAGCGAAGCCAAGCCGCCGCTGACCCCGGCGCAAAGGCTTGAAACCGACCAGGCCTTGGCCGCCTATGACATTGAGATCGACCTGCAGCGCCAAGAGTTACAGGTGCTGGCGCGTGAGATCGACGTTGGGCGCGATCAGGCCGGCGTGAGCGACGAAGTGGCCTTGAGGCGGCGCGATCTCATCGCGGCCCTGGCGGGCGCGTACGCCGCCGAATTTGCCGTTGCCTTGCCGGTGTGGGCCCGCGCCTCGCAGCTCGCCAAGGCTGGCGATATCGCCACACGTGGCGGCGCCGCCTGGACCACGGCGGATGAATTGATCGCGCGCATCGACAGCTTGGTCGATGGCCAGCTGGTTGAAGTACGCGCCGAGCTTGAACAGATCCGCGCCGATTTGCTCGCGCATCGCGGCGAGTTTGAGGGCACGCAAGGCCAGTCCGATGTCATCGGCACCGACGTGTTGGCGTTCGCGTTTCGCGAGGTGATCGGCAAATTTTACGAAATCTTGGTGCGCAGCGACGTCGGCGTCGTCGACGTGCACTGGTCGCAACGCGAAGAAGGCCTAGAAGATTTGACCAAGCTGACACTTGAACGGAGCCGCGAGCTCAAACATCTGCGCGATGAGTTTCGCGATCTCATCGAGGAAGACCAAGCCGCCAAGGCCGGCGAGCCCACCACGCCCACCGCGCCCGCCCCGGGCGGCGAAGGGAGCCAGCCATGA